In Pithys albifrons albifrons isolate INPA30051 chromosome 16, PitAlb_v1, whole genome shotgun sequence, a genomic segment contains:
- the RMI2 gene encoding recQ-mediated genome instability protein 2 yields MAGPGPPVKVLAAQLRRAERGAGGPWELCRPGRAPLRLQAVWMQGTVLEVRSGARGGSARLQDGSGAFTVLGVERVPQGRPCLSAGKYVMVMGVVQSCSPEPVLRAIKMTDLSENPVHKDMWSLEVEDLQRIIP; encoded by the exons ATGGCGGGCCCGGGCCCGCCGGTGAAGGTGCTGGCGGCGCAGCTgcggcgggcggagcggggcgcgGGCGgcccctgggagctgtgccggccgggccgggcgccgCTGCGCCTGCAGGCGGTGTGGATGCAGGGCACCGTGCTGGAGGTGCGGAGCGGCGCCCGCGGCGGCTCGGCCCGGCTGCAGGACGGCAGCGGAGCCTTCACCGTGCTGGGCGTGGAGCGGGTGCCGCAGGGCCGGCCGTGCCTCAGCGCAG GGAAGTATGTAATGGTGATGGGTGTGGTGCAGTCCTGCAGTCCTGAGCCTGTTCTTCGAGCAATAAAGATGACAGATCTCTCTGAAAACCCCGTGCATAAGGATATGTGGAGCCTTGAAGTGGAGGATTTGCAGAGAATCATCCCCTAG